Within Streptomyces antibioticus, the genomic segment TACACATCGGGTGTGTACGGCGCTACCATGCGCCGCCTTCCGCAGGAGGTGCCCTATGGCACAGGCATTGCGACCCAACACCGCCGGCTCTCTCTTCGCCACGGACGACAGGCCCCATCCCCTCCAGGACACGCTGGTGATCGTGACCCTGGTGCTCGGAGTGGTGTCCTTCGTCACGGCGATGTTCCACAACCTGCATCTGCTCAGCTCCTGGACCGGTCTGGTGGGAATCCTGACCGGCGCGTACGGACAGTGGATCTCCGAGACCACCCGTGAGCGCTTCGGTCTGATCCTGGGTCTCGGTGCCTCCGGGGTCGGTTTCTTCCTCGGCATGGCACACGGCGGCCTCTTCGGCGGGCTGTGGTGATCAGCCCGGCACCGAAGCCGACTCCACCCATCCCGACCCCACCCATCCCGTCGTCACCCGTCCCGTCGTCCACCGAGGACCCGTTGACGGACTCGTAGAACACGTACGAAACCTGCCGTAACGCCCCGGCCTCCCACAGGCCGGGGCGCAGGTGCCGTACGCCCAGTCGGGCCAGGCGCAAGGCGCAGTAGGCTTCGGCGCGTGAGCCGGAGCCCCTGAACCCATGGGGACACACCAGCCGAGGAGCGCCCCGAATGAGCCTGACCCTGAGGACCATCAGCCGCGAGCAGCATCTGGCGTACATCCAGAGCCTGCCGGCGGCTAGTCACATGCAGGTTCCGGCCTGGGCCGACGTCAAGGCGGAGTGGCGTTCGGAGAGCCTCGGCTGGTTCGACGAGCGGACCGGTGAACTGGTCGGCGCGGGTCTGGTCCTCTACCGGCAGCTCCCCAAGATCAAGCGCTACCTGGCCTATCTGCCCGAGGGCCCGGTCATCAACTGGTTCGCGCCGAATCTGACGGAGTGGCTGGAGCCGATGCTCGCGCACCTCAAGCAGCAGGGCGCGTTCTCCGTGAAGATGGGCCCGCCGGTGATCATCCGGCGCTGGGAGGCCACCTCCATCAAGGCGGGCATCCAGAACCCGGACGTGAAGCGACTGCGCGACATCGAGGCTGACTTCATCGAGCCGCGCGCCTTCGAGGTGGCCGACAAGCTGCGCCGCATGGGCTGGCAGCAGGGCGAGGACGGCGGCGCCGGCTTCGGTGACGTCCAGCCGCGCTACGTCTACCAGGTGCCGCTGGCGAACCGTTCCCTCGAAGAGGTCCACAAGAACTTCAACCAGCTCTGGCGCCGCAACATCAAGAAGGCCGAGAAGGCCGGCGTCGAGGTGGTCCAGGGCGGCTACCACGACCTCGAGGAATGGCAGCGGCTGTACGAGATCACGGCGGTCCGGGACCACTTCCGGCCGCGGCCGCTGTCGTACTTCCAGCGCATGTGGACGGCCCTCAACACCGAGGACCCCAACCGGATGCGGCTGTACTTCGCCCGTCACAACGGGGTGAACCTGTCTGCGGCGACGATGCTGATCGTCGGCGGGCACGTCTGGTACTCCTACGGCGCCTCCGACAACATCGGCCGCGAGTTCCGTCCGTCGAACGCCATGCAGTGGCGGATGCTGCGCGACGCCTACGCGCTCGGCGCCACCGTCTACGACCTGCGCGGCATCTCCGACTCCCTGGACGAGACGGACCACCTCTTCGGTCTGATCCAGTTCAAGGTGGGCACGGGCGGGCAGGCCGCCGAGTACCTCGGCGAGTGGGACTTCGCGCTGAACAAGCTGCTCCACAAGGCGCTCGACATCTACATGTCGCGCCGCTGACGTCCCGCCCGGCGATTCCGTACCTTTGACACCCCGGCACCACCCCTGACTCCTCGTCCCCTTCGAGGCGTTCCCCCACTCCGCAGCCACCAGAAAGGTCCCAGGTCCGGCCATGGCGCTCACGCTCTACGTCGACACCGCGCGCTGGCGGGCGCACCACAAGCACGTGCAGGAGCAGTTCCCGGGGCTCGTCCCGGTCTGCAAGGGCAACGGCTACGGCTTCGGGCACGAGCGGCTGGCGGAGGAGGCCACCCGGCTCGGCTCGGACGTCCTCGCCGTCGGCACGACGTACGAAGCGGCTCGCATCAAGGACTTCTTCGGCGGCGACCTGCTGGTGCTGACGCCGTACCGGCGCGGTGAGGAGCCCGTCCCGCTGCCCGACCGCGTCGTGCGGTCGGTGTCGTCGATCGACGGCGTGTACGGCCTCGTGGGCGCCCGGGTGGTCATCGAGGTGATGTCGTCGATGAAGCGGCACGGCATCAGCGAGCAGGACCTGCCGCAGTTGCACGCCGCCATAGAGAACGTCCGGCTGGAGGGCTTCGCCATCCATCTGCCGCTGGACCGCACCGACGGCTCCGACGCCGTCGAGGAGGTCATCGGCTGGATGGACCGGCTGCGCGCGGCCCGGCTGCCGCTGCACACGATGTTCGTCAGCCACCTCAAGGCCGACGAACTCGCCCGGCTCCGGCAGCAGTTCCCGCAGACGCGCTTCCGCGCCCGGATCGGCACCCGGCTGTGGCTGGGGGACCATGACGCGACCGAGTACCGCGGTGCCGTCCTGGACGTCACGCGGGTCGCCAAGGGTGACCGGTTCGGCTACCGGCAGCAGAAGGCGGCCTCCGACGGCTTCCTGGTGGTCGTGGCGGGCGGTACGTCGCACGGCGTGGGCCTGGAGGCCCCCAAGGCCCTGCACGGCGTCATGCCGCGCGCCAAGGGCGTCGCACGGGCCGGTCTGGCCACCGTGAACCGGAACCTGTCGCCGTTCGTGTGGGGCGGCAAGCAGCGCTGGTTCGCGGAGCCGCCGCACATGCAGGTGTCGATCCTGTTCGTCCCCTCGGACGCGCCGGAGCCGACGGTCGGCGACGAGCTGGTGGCCCATCTGCGGCACACCACCACGCAGTTCGACCGCCTCGTGGACCGCTGAGCCGCACCGGACAGGCAGAGCAGAGAAGCAAGAAGGCCGTACACGGGACCCCGTGTACGGCCTTTTAGCGTCTCCAAGCCGGCCCGCTACCTGCCCTGTTCGCTCAGGGCGAACTGTCGACGGCGTCCTGCTTGCCCCACTCCACCTGAGGCCCCTCGAAGCGCGAGGCGTGCCGGGGCGGGTGGGCCGGCGAGCGGATGGCGAAGAAGTCCTCGGCCCCGTCGAGCACCCCGCCCGAGGGATCGTCGTCGCCGGCCTGGCGCACCACGTCCCGCTCCGGCATCAGGATGTCCCGCACGACCACCACGCACAGATAGAGCGTGCCCAGCAGATGCACGCCGATGGCCCAGTGGTAGCCGTCGGTGGGCAGTCCCTTGTGGGCGTCTCCGCTGGTCGTGTACGCGAGGTACATCCAGATCCCCAGGAAGTACACGACCTCGCACGCCTGCCAGATCAGGAAGTCCCGCCACTTGGGCCGGGCCAGTACCGCCAGCGGCACCAGCCACAGCACGTACTGCGGTGAGTAGACCTTGTTGGTGAGGATGAAGGCCGCCACCGCCAGGAAGGCGAGCTGGGCGAAGCGGGGGCGGCGCGGCGCGGACACCCCCAGTGCCACGATGCCGGCCAGGCAGAGGCTCGTCAGAAGGGCGGCCAGGGTGTTCACGCTCTCGGTGGTGAGCGGGTCGTCGGAGTTCTGGGCCAGGATCAGCCAGAACGAGCCGAAGTCGACGCCGCGCTCCTGGCTGAAGCGGTAGAACTTCGACCAGCCCTCGAAGGCGAAGAGCATCACCGGCAGGTTGACCACCAGCCAGGCCACGACCGCGCCCGCGAGCGCCTTGCCGAAGTCCCGCCATTTCCAGGCGCGCAGACACAGCACGAACAGCGGGACGAGCAGGAAGACCGGATACAGCTTGGCGGCCGTGGCGAGCCCCAGGAGGACGCCGAAGGCCAGGGAACGGCCCCGCGCCCACATCATCATCGCCGCGGCCGTCAGAGCGACGGCCAGCAGGTCCCAGTTGATGGTGGCGGTGAGGGCGAAGGCGGGCGCCAGGGCGACCAGCAGGCCGTCCCACGGGCGCCGGGCGTGCGTACGGGACACGCAGACGGCGATGACGGCCGCACAGGCCATCAGCATCCCGGCGTTGACCATCCAGTACCACTGCTCCTGGTCCTGGATGCTGCCGCTGCCCGGCGTCAGCCAGGCGGCCACCTCCATGAACACACCGGTCAGGACCGGGTATTCGAGGAAGTCCATGTCACCGGGGAGCTTGTCGAAGTACGGCACGAGGCCGTCGGCGAAGCCTCGCCCCTGATACAGGTGCGGGATGTCCGAGTAGCACGCGTGGGTGTACTGGGAGCTGGCGCCGAAGAACCAGCCACCGTTGTAGCAGGGCGCCTTCTGGATCAGACCGAGGGCGAACATCCCGATCGCCACCAGCGCGACGATCCGTACGGGCGTCCACCAGGACGTTCCGATGAGGGCCCGTCGCCCGAGAGGGCCGCCGATCAGCTCACTGCCGGCCGCGGCCACCTTGTCGTACCTGGTCGGCGGGACCAGGTCCGGCTCGGGCGCGGACTCGGGCACGGGGGTCGGCGTCGATTCTGCACTGGGCATGGGCCACATCCTGCCGTACCGGCCTGGGAAAAAGCCGAGGGCCGCCCCACCTGGTGCGGTGAGGCGGCCCTCGTTTCACGTGAAACATATGCCTGTTTCACGTGAAACACCCGGCTTGGGCGTAGGCGCGGCTACCCGGTCGAGCCTCCGAAGAAGCCCCCGCCGTTCTGATTGCCTCTGGAGGTGTCCTCCGTCTCCGAATCGCTCGGTGACGGACTGGTCTCTCCTCCGCTGCCGCCGTCCGTGGCGCCGCTGTTCGTGCCGCCCGAGTCCTCTTCACAGCCGAAGAAGCGGTTGCAGGTCTCGCTCTGGGAGGGCGAGGGCAGAACCACCGGCTGGCTGGGGGTCGGGGTCGGCGACGGCTCCGGCTCCTCGGACTCGGTCGCCGAGGGGGTCGGGGACGGAGACGGCTCCGCGTTGACGATCTCACCGATCGGCTCGGGCTCCGGGAAGCTCTTCGCGGGCTGGCCCTTCAGCGCCTCGGCCATGTAGTCGTGCCAGATCTGGGCCGGGAACGAGGCGCCGTGGATCTTCTCCTGGCCACCCGTGCCGAACATCTCCAGGAACGCACGGTTCTTGTTGGACTCGTCGTCGTCCAGCCGGAACATGGTGACCGCCGTCGACAACTGCGGGGTGTAGCCCACGAACCAGGCGGACTTGTTGCCGTCGGTGGTACCGGTCTTACCGGCCACCTCACGGCCGGGAAGCTGGGCGTTGGTACCGGTGCCCTTCTCCACCACGGTCTTCAGGACGTCCGTGACGTTGTCGGCGACCTTGGAGGTGAACGCCTGCTCCGACTCGGTCTTGTGCGTGAAGATCTGGCCCTTCTCGCTGGTGACCTTCTCGACCGAGTACGGGTCGCGCTGCTTGCCGCTGGCGGCGAAGGTGGCGTAGGCGCCGGCCATCCGGATCGCGCTCGGGTCGGAGATGCCGATCGAGAACGACGGGAAGCCGGAGCCGGTCAGGCTGTCCTCGCGCAGGCCCGCGCTCATGGCGGCTTCCTTCACCTTGTCCAGACCGACGTCCTGGCCGAGCTGCACGAAGGCGGAGTTCACCGACTCACGCATCGCCTCACGCAGGTCGATCTTGAACTCGGGCGGAGTGCCGAGCGAGACGTTGCCGTCGTTCGTCTGGAGCCACTCCTTGCCCTTCTCGTCCTTCCAGATCGTCCTGTCGTAGTTCCTGATCTTGAGCTTGTTCTGACCGCTGAACAGGCTCTTGGGGGAGACGATCGTGCGCTCGTCCTGCGCCTGCGACGACCCCAGGTCGGGGTCCCGCACGCCCCAGGTCATCGCGGCCGCCAGCACGAACGGCTTGAAGGTCGAGCCGACCTGGGCACCGGTCTGGTCGGCGTTGTTGGTGAAGTGCTTGGTCGCGTCCTCACCGCCGTAGACGGCCCGGATGGCGCCCGTGGTCGGGTCGACGGAGGCTCCGCCGAACTGGACGTGGGTGTCCTTCTCCGGGCGTTCCTTCGGCTTGATGTTGTCCTTCCGGACCTTCTTCACGGCCTCTTCGAGCTGGTTGACCTTCTTCCTGTCGAAGGTCGTGTAGATCGAGTAGCCGCCCTGCTGAAGGTCGTTCTGGGTGATCCCGGTCTCTTTGCTGTTGCTGACCAGGTAACCGTTGGCGAGGTCGACCAGGTAGCCGATCTGCCCCTTCAGGTCGGTGTTCGACCGGGGGTTCTTCCACTTGGGAAGGGTGATGTACTTGGCCCGCTTCGCCGGGTCGAGATGGCCGTACTCGACCATCTTGTCGAGGGTGTCCTGCATCTGGAGCAGGGCACGCTTCCTGTTCTTGTCGGGCGTGGCATTGACCGGGTCGATCGTGGACGCACCGGCGGGGTCGTAGTACGTGGCGCCCTTGAGCATCGCGGACAGAAACGCGCACTCGCCCGCGCTGAGGTCGACGGCGTCCTTCTCGAAGTAGGCGCGGGCGGCGGCCTGGATCCCGTAGGCGTTGCGCCCGTAGTAGGCGGAGTTCAGATAGCCCGCCATGATCGTGTTCTTGTCGAGCTTGGCGCCGACCTTGATCGACACGAAGATCTCCTTGAACTTCCGGGAGATCGTCTGCGACTGGTCGTTGAGCATGGCGTTCTTGACGTACTGCTGGGTGATGGTCGAGCCACCCTGCGTCTGTCCGCCCCGGGCCATGTTGAACACGGCGCGCCCGATGCCCTTGGGGTCGATGCCGCTGTCCTCGTAGAACGTCTTGTTCTCCTGCGAGATCACCGCCCAGCGCATGTCCTCGGGGATCTGCGAGAGATCGATGATCTGCCGGTTCGCCTCACCACCGGTGGCAACCATCTGGCTGCCGTCTTTCCAGTAGTAGACGTTGTTCTGGGCTTCCGCCGTCTCGTCGATCTTGGGGATGCCCACCATGGCGTAGCCGATGCCCGCCACGGCCACCAGGCTGCCCATGAAGCCGACGAACAGGCCGGCCACCAGCTTCCACGACGGCACCCAGCGCTGCCAGCCGTACTTGTCGGCGCGCGGATAGTCGATCAGGCGCTTTCGGTCGGAAGCGCCCCGTCCTCTGCCCCGGCCGGGCCCGGCCGGGCCGCCGCGGCGGCCCCCCGCGGGCTCGGCCGCTCTGCGCCGGCCGCCCGGGCCTCGCTGGGGGGCACGCCGGGACTCGGCGCGGCCGCCGTACGACTGCTCCTCGCTTCCGGACCCGTGACCCAACCCATAGTCGGAAGGAGATCCGGTGGCGCCTCGCGGTGCCGCGCGGCGGCCGGCAGACGGACCGGACTGGCCACGTCGGGCCGCGGCA encodes:
- the femX gene encoding peptidoglycan bridge formation glycyltransferase FemX, translated to MSLTLRTISREQHLAYIQSLPAASHMQVPAWADVKAEWRSESLGWFDERTGELVGAGLVLYRQLPKIKRYLAYLPEGPVINWFAPNLTEWLEPMLAHLKQQGAFSVKMGPPVIIRRWEATSIKAGIQNPDVKRLRDIEADFIEPRAFEVADKLRRMGWQQGEDGGAGFGDVQPRYVYQVPLANRSLEEVHKNFNQLWRRNIKKAEKAGVEVVQGGYHDLEEWQRLYEITAVRDHFRPRPLSYFQRMWTALNTEDPNRMRLYFARHNGVNLSAATMLIVGGHVWYSYGASDNIGREFRPSNAMQWRMLRDAYALGATVYDLRGISDSLDETDHLFGLIQFKVGTGGQAAEYLGEWDFALNKLLHKALDIYMSRR
- a CDS encoding alanine racemase, which encodes MALTLYVDTARWRAHHKHVQEQFPGLVPVCKGNGYGFGHERLAEEATRLGSDVLAVGTTYEAARIKDFFGGDLLVLTPYRRGEEPVPLPDRVVRSVSSIDGVYGLVGARVVIEVMSSMKRHGISEQDLPQLHAAIENVRLEGFAIHLPLDRTDGSDAVEEVIGWMDRLRAARLPLHTMFVSHLKADELARLRQQFPQTRFRARIGTRLWLGDHDATEYRGAVLDVTRVAKGDRFGYRQQKAASDGFLVVVAGGTSHGVGLEAPKALHGVMPRAKGVARAGLATVNRNLSPFVWGGKQRWFAEPPHMQVSILFVPSDAPEPTVGDELVAHLRHTTTQFDRLVDR
- a CDS encoding glycosyltransferase family 87 protein is translated as MPSAESTPTPVPESAPEPDLVPPTRYDKVAAAGSELIGGPLGRRALIGTSWWTPVRIVALVAIGMFALGLIQKAPCYNGGWFFGASSQYTHACYSDIPHLYQGRGFADGLVPYFDKLPGDMDFLEYPVLTGVFMEVAAWLTPGSGSIQDQEQWYWMVNAGMLMACAAVIAVCVSRTHARRPWDGLLVALAPAFALTATINWDLLAVALTAAAMMMWARGRSLAFGVLLGLATAAKLYPVFLLVPLFVLCLRAWKWRDFGKALAGAVVAWLVVNLPVMLFAFEGWSKFYRFSQERGVDFGSFWLILAQNSDDPLTTESVNTLAALLTSLCLAGIVALGVSAPRRPRFAQLAFLAVAAFILTNKVYSPQYVLWLVPLAVLARPKWRDFLIWQACEVVYFLGIWMYLAYTTSGDAHKGLPTDGYHWAIGVHLLGTLYLCVVVVRDILMPERDVVRQAGDDDPSGGVLDGAEDFFAIRSPAHPPRHASRFEGPQVEWGKQDAVDSSP
- a CDS encoding transglycosylase domain-containing protein — encoded protein: MSEHRRKPPQPQGGGRAAARRGQSGPSAGRRAAPRGATGSPSDYGLGHGSGSEEQSYGGRAESRRAPQRGPGGRRRAAEPAGGRRGGPAGPGRGRGRGASDRKRLIDYPRADKYGWQRWVPSWKLVAGLFVGFMGSLVAVAGIGYAMVGIPKIDETAEAQNNVYYWKDGSQMVATGGEANRQIIDLSQIPEDMRWAVISQENKTFYEDSGIDPKGIGRAVFNMARGGQTQGGSTITQQYVKNAMLNDQSQTISRKFKEIFVSIKVGAKLDKNTIMAGYLNSAYYGRNAYGIQAAARAYFEKDAVDLSAGECAFLSAMLKGATYYDPAGASTIDPVNATPDKNRKRALLQMQDTLDKMVEYGHLDPAKRAKYITLPKWKNPRSNTDLKGQIGYLVDLANGYLVSNSKETGITQNDLQQGGYSIYTTFDRKKVNQLEEAVKKVRKDNIKPKERPEKDTHVQFGGASVDPTTGAIRAVYGGEDATKHFTNNADQTGAQVGSTFKPFVLAAAMTWGVRDPDLGSSQAQDERTIVSPKSLFSGQNKLKIRNYDRTIWKDEKGKEWLQTNDGNVSLGTPPEFKIDLREAMRESVNSAFVQLGQDVGLDKVKEAAMSAGLREDSLTGSGFPSFSIGISDPSAIRMAGAYATFAASGKQRDPYSVEKVTSEKGQIFTHKTESEQAFTSKVADNVTDVLKTVVEKGTGTNAQLPGREVAGKTGTTDGNKSAWFVGYTPQLSTAVTMFRLDDDESNKNRAFLEMFGTGGQEKIHGASFPAQIWHDYMAEALKGQPAKSFPEPEPIGEIVNAEPSPSPTPSATESEEPEPSPTPTPSQPVVLPSPSQSETCNRFFGCEEDSGGTNSGATDGGSGGETSPSPSDSETEDTSRGNQNGGGFFGGSTG